Part of the Mycobacteriales bacterium genome, GGTCCGTCGGCAACTGCGGGCCCGGCATCCGCGGTGTGTTCTGGACCTACTTCAACGTCTCCGGCGTCGCCTACGGCGGCTGCGAGTCCGGCCACTTCACCGCAGCGACCCACCGGTTCACGATGCAGTACAACGCCGCCACCGCCGAGTGGGTCGCGCTGGTGGACGGCGAGTACTTCGGCGGCTCCCGCACCTACAGCAGGTCCACCTCGATAGGCACCAACCCGCCGTTCGCGCTCGCCGAGACCTCGCTCGGCGGCAGCGCGCTGCCGAGCACGTCCGACGAGATGGGGCCGTCGACGTTCCACGCCGCGTTGCAGACGCGGATCGGCGGCGGCTGGTTCGATACGCGCACCGCCGCCGTCTACTCGAACAACGCCGACTGCACCGCCAGCGGCGCGCCGTACAACACGCTGCGCGGCGGCTTCAACCACGTCGTGGCCGGGAGCGACTACGGCCACCCCTGCTCGCACCACGGAGACATCGCATGGTGACCGCGCGCGCACGCACCCTGCTCCTCCTCCTCGTCGCAACCGGCGTGGTGCCAGCCTGCGGCCACGCGCGGGTCGCGCCGCCGGAAGGGCCCCGGTCGCACCTGACGCCGTTGCCGTCGGACGTGCCGCGCCCGGGGCCGGTGGCGCTGCCGTGCGTGTTCCCTGGCAGCGCCGCGGATCTGCTGTCGTTGCGGGCCCAGACCGACGCGGTCGTGCGCGGCGTCGTCACGGAGCCGGCCACCGTCGTGCCCCGGGACGAGGGGCCGCCGGCGAGCCTGTACCGGGTCCACGTCCGCGACGTCGTGGAGGCGCGCGGGGAGGTGCCGACCGACCTCGTCGTCGCGACGGGCGGCGACGCGTCGGTGCCGTTCCTGCCGCCGGGCGAGTACGTGCTGTTCCTCGACGGCGGCGGCACCGGCCCAGCGCCCTCGACCGGTCCCGTCTACGGCGTCATCGAGGGGATGCGCGGCGCGTTCAAGGTGCGCTCGGGCCGCGTCTACCTGGAGTGCCCGAACTACGCCCACCCCGGTGACCACATCCAGGCCACCGGCGCGAACCAGGGGGAGAGTGAGGCAGCGTTCCTGGCGATGGTGCGGGCGCTGCCGATGCCGCCGAAGCCGACGCCCGGGCGGCGGTAGGCGGCACACTGGCGGCGTGACCGACGCCCTCCGCGCCCGCTGGACCGCCGTCGCCGGCGACACGCCGGAGTCGCTCGCCACCTACGCCGACGTCCTCGCGCGCTACGGCGAGCCGCACCGCCGCTACCACGGCGTCCGGCACGTCGAGCACGTCGTCGCCATGGCCGACGCGCTGGCCGGCGGCTCGGCGGACGCGGCCGTGGTGCTGGCGGCGTTCCTGCACGACGTCGTCTATGACACCCGCGCGGCGGACAACGAGGAACGCAGCGCCGCCTACGCCCGCGAGCACCTCCCGCCGCTCGGCGTGGACGCGGCGACCGTCGCCGAGGTGGCGCGGCTGGTGCTCGCGACGAAGGCGCACGACGCCGCCGACGAGGCGGCGGCGTTGCTGCTCGACGCCGACCTGGCGGTCCTCGGCGCCGACCCGGCGACGTACGACGCGTACTCGGCGGGTGTGCGCGAGGAGTACGGCTGGGTGCCGGAGGGGCTGTACCGGGCGGGGCGGGCGCACGTGCTGCGGTCGTTCCTGGACCGGCCGGCGGTGTTCCTGACCGAGCCGATGCGCCGGCGCGGCGAGGCGGCGGCCCGCGCGAACCTCGCCCGCGAGCTGGCCGCGCTGGACGGGTGACCGGTCAGGCGAGGCGGTTCAGGACGTCGGTGAGGTCGGGGTCGGCGGTGATGGTCGGGGTGCCGCCGTCGAACGACGTGAGCTGCCGGTACCCGCTGCCGTCCCACCAGTAGACGTGCGGGCTGAGCTGGCCCACCGCGTCGCCGAACGCCCGCAGCGTGAGCTGCGCCATCCCCTGGATGGACGGGATGGCGGTGAGGTCGCGGATCACGTGCCACATCAGCAGGTGCCGCGTCGGCACCGACAGCACCCAGCCCCCCTCGCCGGCGAGGTCGTCGCCGGCCTGCCGCGCCACGTCGCCGAGCACCAGCGCCCGGCTCGCGGTGTGCACCGACTCGTCCTCCACGAGGTGGAACGCCCCGCCCTCGGGCCGCACGACCGTGTGCGTGCCGAGCGGCAGCCGGCGCAGGTTGGCCAGCCCCTGCTCGTAGAGCGTCTGCCAGCCGCCGAGGCGGTCGACGGTCTCGCGGTTCATGGCGAGCACCGTCTCCGGCTGGTCCAGCGCCAGGAGCTGCACCAGACCCGGCGCGAACGCCGCCTGCGGGTGCTCGGTGAGCTTCGGGTCGTCGGCGTAGAGGCGCACATACGGCACGCCTGTGTCGTCGCCGGCGGGCAGCCCGGTCCGCGCGGCGTGCACGTTGCGCACGTGCCGGCGCACCAGCTCCGGCCACCCACGGCGCGGCTCGACGGCGCACGCCGCGGCGACGTTCCAGAGCCCGTACTGGGTGCCGTCCGCGCCGGCGACGTGGTCGGCGTGGACGGTGACCTCGTCGCCCAGCTCCGCGAACGCCTCCCGCACCAGCGCGCGCAACGCGTCCGCGTCGCCGGCGCTGAGCATCGTGAGCTCGGCGTCCCGCTCCTCGTCGGGTGCCGCACCGCGGCCGCGCCGGAACAACGCCATGCCCGCAGCATCCCAGCCCCCGCACCGGCCGCGCTACCGCGTCGCGGGCGGGCGCGGCGTTGTAGGAGACTGCACGGCATGGTCACGCCCAGGGTGCTGTCCGGCATGCAGCCGACGGCCGACTCGTTCCACCTCGGCAACTACCTCGGGGCGCTGCGCCACTGGGTCGACCTCCAGGACGGCCACGACGCGTTCTACTGCGTGGTCGACCTGCACGCGATCACGGTGCCGCACGACCCGGAGGCGCTGCGCCGCCGCACCCGCGTCGCCGCCGCGCAGTACCTCGCGGCGGGCATCGACCCGGCGCGCAGCACGCTGTTCGTGCAGTCGCACGTGCGCCAGCACGCCGAGCTGTGCTGGATCCTCGAGTGCCTCACCGGCATGGGCGAGGCGGGCCGGATGACGCAGTTCAAGGACAAGTCGCAGAAGGGCGGTGGCGACTCGGCGAGCGTCGGGCTGTTCGCCTACCCGATCCTCCAGGCCGCCGACATCGTCATCTACCAGGCCGACCGGGTGCCGGTCGGGGAGGACCAGCGCCAGCACCTGGAGCTGACCCGGGACCTGGCGCAACGCTTCAACACGCGGTTCGGGGAGACGTTCGTCGTGCCCGAGCCGCACATCGTCAAGAGCACCGGGAAGATCTACGACCTCCAGGAGCCGACGGCGAAGATGAGCAAGTCGGCGGCGTCGCAGGCCGGCGTCATCGACCTGCTCGAGCCGGTGTCGAGCATCGCGAAGAAGATCAAGCGCGCGGTCACCGACACCGGCACCGACGTGCGGTTCGACGAGACCGGCAAGCCCGGCATCAGCAACCTCCTCACCATCATGTCGGCGTTCACCGGCCGCACCGTCGCCGAGCTGGAGGACGAGTTCGCCGGGCAGCAGTACGGCGCGTTCAAGACCGCCGTCGCGGACGCCGTGGTGGCGGCGCTGGAGCCGTTCCAGGAGCGGTACCGGCGCTGGTCCGAGGACCCCGAGGGGCTGGACACGATCCTCGCCCAGGGCGCCGAACGCGCCCGCGCCGTGGCCGAGGAGACGATGACGACGGTGCGCGACCGCGTCGGCTTCCTCGCCGCGAAGGGGTAGCGCGTGGCCCGTCGCAACATCGGCGTCGCCATCGAGATCCCGCAGCCGTACGGCGCCCAGCTCCAGCAGTGGCGCCGCCGCCTCGGCGACCCGCTGGCGATGCGCGTGCCGCCGCACGTCACGCTGCTGCCGCCGACCGCCATGCCCGGCGAACGCCTCCCCGTCGCCGAGGAGCACCTGCGTCGGGTCGCGGCGGAGGAGCGGGCGTTCACCATCACGCTGCGGGGGACGGGGACGTTCCGGCCGGTGTCGCCGGTGACGTTCGTCCAGCTCGCCGCCGGCATCTCCGACTGCGAACGCCTCGAACGCCGCGTCCGCAGCGGCCCGCTGCACCGCGAGCTGAAGTTCAACTACCACCCGCACGTCACCGTCGCGCAGGACGTCGAGGAGGCGGCGCTGGAACGCGGCTTCACCGAGCTGGCCTCGTACGCGGCGACGTTCGAGGTGTGGGGGTTCACGCTGTTCGAGGAGGGGCCGGACCGGGTCTGGCGGCCGCAGCGGGACTTCCGGTTCGGGCAGGACCTGCCGGGGCCGGTGAGCGGGTAGCGGCGGCGGCGAACGGGTACCTCTCACGCATGAGGAACCTGCTCGACCGGGTGAAGCGTGCCTTCGCGGGGCGCCGCGCCGCGTGGCCGTGGTTCGACCACCTCGTCCGCGCCGGCCAGCGGTACAAGGGCGACGGCGGCGACCGGCTCGCCGCGGCGCTGACGATGTACGCGATCTTCGCGCTGCTGCCGTTGCTGCTCGTGGCGATGTCCGCGCTCGGCTTCGTGCTCGCGAAGGACCCGGACAAGCAGGCCGCGATCTTCCAGAAGGTCACCAACGCGCTGCCCGGCGCCGGTAAGCAGCTCGGCGAGGCGCTGTCGACGGTGAAGTCGACGCGCGCCACGACCGGTCTCATCGGTCTCGTCGGCCTGCTGTTCTCCGGCCTCGGCGGGATCGACGCGCTGCGCGACGCGCTGCGGCTGATGTGGCACCAGGACACCGCGGCCGGCAACTTCTTCAAGAAGAAGGCGACCGACGCGCTCACCGTGGCGCTGCTCGCGGTCACGCTGGCGGTGTCGTTCGCCGTCACCGCGCTCGCCACCGGCGGCGCGGGGCGGCTGCTCGACGGCATCGGCCTGACCGGCACCGTGTCGCACGCGCTGCTCTACGTGCTGTCGTTCGCGGTCGGCGTCGTCGTGGACGCGGCGTTGTTCCTCGTGCTGTTCAAGTGGCTGCCGCGCGTCGACTGGCCGTGGCAGCGGCTGGTGCGCGGCGCGGTGTTCGGCGGCTTCGGCTTCGGCCTGCTCAAGGTCGTCGGCGCCTGGTACGTCGGGCGCACCGCCGCGCGGTCCACCGCCCTCTACGGCTCGATCGGCACCGCCGTCGCGCTGCTCGTCGGCCTGTACCTCGTCAGCCGGGTCATCCTGTTCACCGCCGCCTGGACCGTCACCGCCCCCGGCTGGGACGACGTCGAGCCGTCCGGGACGGCGTCGCCGGAGGCCGCCCGCGAGGCCGGCATCCCGGTCGCGGAGGCCACCGGCGACGGCACCGCCCCGCGCGGCGTCGACGGCGTGCCCGACTTCGGCCGGGGCGACCGCGAGCCGGGCCGCGAGCCCGGCCCCGAGTCCCGTCCCGAACGCGGGCCGCGCGTGCCGGCCGGCGCCCGGTCGGCGGTGGCCGCGCGGCCGGAGGCGGCCGAGCGGGTCGTCTTCGCGGCCCGCGCGATCCAGGGGTTCACGGTCGCGCTCGTCGCGGGCGCCGGGCTGCTGGGGCTCCGCTCGCTGCGGCGTTCCTGACGCCTGGCAGAATCGGCGGCGCTCCCGCCACCGTCCCCCGAAAGGCGTTGCCGCATGATCCTCGTCGCCGGCGGTACCGGCTTCCTCGGCCGGGCCATCGTCAACGCCCTCCGCCGCGACGGGCACGTCGTCCGCATCCTCAGCCGGGGCAGCAGCCCGAACCCGTTCGTCAACGACCGCGGCGTCACCGTCGCCACCGGCGACGTGCGGGAGGCGAACACGCTGGGCGAGGCGTTCGACGGCGTCGACACGCTCGTCGTCGCCGTGCAGTTCCCCGGCCACCCCGTCGAGGTGCCGAAGAAGGGGCTCACCTACGACGAGTACGACCGCAAGGGCACCGAGAACCTCGTCGCCGCCGCGAAGAAGGCCGGCGTGCAGCGGATCGTCTACCTCTCCGGCGCCAACGTCGGCACGGGGCGTTCCGAGGAGTGGTTCGTCGCGAAGGACAAGGCCGAGGCGGCGGTGCGCGGCAGCGGGATCGCGTACACGATCCTGCGGCCGTCCTGGGTGTACGGGCCGCGCGACAAGAGCCTGAACAAGTTCGCGACGTTCGCGCGGACGCTGCCGTTCGTGCCGATGCCCGGGTCGGGGAAGACGCGCGTGCAGCCGGTCCACGTCGACGACGTCGCGACCGCGGTGGCGCTGTCGTTGAAGCTCCCCGCCGCCGAGAACCAGGTGATCGAGATCGGCGGCCCGCAGCTCCTGTCGTTCCGGCAGATCGTCAAGGTCATGCTCGGCGTGATGGGCAGGAAGCGGCCGGTGCTGCCCACGCCGGTGCCGGTCGTCA contains:
- a CDS encoding NAD(P)H-binding protein, yielding MILVAGGTGFLGRAIVNALRRDGHVVRILSRGSSPNPFVNDRGVTVATGDVREANTLGEAFDGVDTLVVAVQFPGHPVEVPKKGLTYDEYDRKGTENLVAAAKKAGVQRIVYLSGANVGTGRSEEWFVAKDKAEAAVRGSGIAYTILRPSWVYGPRDKSLNKFATFARTLPFVPMPGSGKTRVQPVHVDDVATAVALSLKLPAAENQVIEIGGPQLLSFRQIVKVMLGVMGRKRPVLPTPVPVVKLGAALLYRLPGHVLSPRAVDFVNGEGAVDNRALHDLLGFHPRSLEDGIAYLRRR
- a CDS encoding YihY/virulence factor BrkB family protein → MRNLLDRVKRAFAGRRAAWPWFDHLVRAGQRYKGDGGDRLAAALTMYAIFALLPLLLVAMSALGFVLAKDPDKQAAIFQKVTNALPGAGKQLGEALSTVKSTRATTGLIGLVGLLFSGLGGIDALRDALRLMWHQDTAAGNFFKKKATDALTVALLAVTLAVSFAVTALATGGAGRLLDGIGLTGTVSHALLYVLSFAVGVVVDAALFLVLFKWLPRVDWPWQRLVRGAVFGGFGFGLLKVVGAWYVGRTAARSTALYGSIGTAVALLVGLYLVSRVILFTAAWTVTAPGWDDVEPSGTASPEAAREAGIPVAEATGDGTAPRGVDGVPDFGRGDREPGREPGPESRPERGPRVPAGARSAVAARPEAAERVVFAARAIQGFTVALVAGAGLLGLRSLRRS
- the trpS gene encoding tryptophan--tRNA ligase is translated as MVTPRVLSGMQPTADSFHLGNYLGALRHWVDLQDGHDAFYCVVDLHAITVPHDPEALRRRTRVAAAQYLAAGIDPARSTLFVQSHVRQHAELCWILECLTGMGEAGRMTQFKDKSQKGGGDSASVGLFAYPILQAADIVIYQADRVPVGEDQRQHLELTRDLAQRFNTRFGETFVVPEPHIVKSTGKIYDLQEPTAKMSKSAASQAGVIDLLEPVSSIAKKIKRAVTDTGTDVRFDETGKPGISNLLTIMSAFTGRTVAELEDEFAGQQYGAFKTAVADAVVAALEPFQERYRRWSEDPEGLDTILAQGAERARAVAEETMTTVRDRVGFLAAKG
- a CDS encoding metal-dependent phosphohydrolase; this encodes MTDALRARWTAVAGDTPESLATYADVLARYGEPHRRYHGVRHVEHVVAMADALAGGSADAAVVLAAFLHDVVYDTRAADNEERSAAYAREHLPPLGVDAATVAEVARLVLATKAHDAADEAAALLLDADLAVLGADPATYDAYSAGVREEYGWVPEGLYRAGRAHVLRSFLDRPAVFLTEPMRRRGEAAARANLARELAALDG
- a CDS encoding 2'-5' RNA ligase family protein: MARRNIGVAIEIPQPYGAQLQQWRRRLGDPLAMRVPPHVTLLPPTAMPGERLPVAEEHLRRVAAEERAFTITLRGTGTFRPVSPVTFVQLAAGISDCERLERRVRSGPLHRELKFNYHPHVTVAQDVEEAALERGFTELASYAATFEVWGFTLFEEGPDRVWRPQRDFRFGQDLPGPVSG